A genome region from Salvia splendens isolate huo1 chromosome 19, SspV2, whole genome shotgun sequence includes the following:
- the LOC121778900 gene encoding uncharacterized protein LOC121778900, translated as MKELGDGLFSIMVDESRDCSVKEQMAIVVRYVNNNGEIIERFLALVHVKETSSRCLKMAIDFVFSKMELSLSRLRGQGYDGASNMRGEFNGLKALILKENPSAWYVHCFAHQLQLYVDLLAKGQINSDKLNMKEWLKGLRKGKSLQRSKYFECNKFDSDCERGLASISRSGWDDFLQEMEAFCRANEIDVPNMDKIVPRRIRMKNDGQSITNYHYYRVEIFYQVVDLISQEMRNRFSESSTDLLECMACHDPRNHFSNFNVDKLVHLATLYPEDFSSMELNLLTKQLQSFVSDVRRDTRFSDVEDLGTLSKKMVETMKDKIFQLVYRLIKLVLLLPVATASVERVFSAMKFVKSELRNRMGDDWLNDSLTVYSENEVFATIPNERILSRFQKMDTRRSQLSRIA; from the exons ATGAAGGAACTTGGTGATGGATTATTTTCCATAATGGTTGATGAGTCTCGAGATTGCTCGGTGAAGGAGCAAATGGCTATTGTTGTTAGATACGTGAATAACAATGGAGAGATAATAGAAAGATTTTTAGCCTTAGTTCATGTTAAAGAGACTTCATCAAGATGCTTGAAAATGGCAATTGATTTTGTATTTTCTAAGATGGAATTATCTTTGTCAAGATTGAGGGGTCAGGGATATGATGGGGCTTCAAATATGAGGGGTGAATTTAATGGACTTAAAGCacttattttaaaagaaaatccaTCGGCATGGTATGTCCATTGTTTTGCCCATCAGCTTCAATTG TATGTGGATCTTCTTGCAAAAGGGCAGATAAACTCCGACAAATTGAATATGAAAGAATGGTTGAAAGGATTGAGAAAGGGGAAATCACTTCAG AGatcaaaatattttgaatgCAATAAATTTGATAGTGACTGTGAAAGAGGACTTGCAAGCATTTCGAGATCTGGATGGGATGATTTCTTGCAAGAAATGGAAGCATTTTGCCGGGCAAATGAAATTGATGTTCCTAACATGGATAAAATTGTTCCAAGAAGAATTCGTATGAAGAATGATGGACAAAGTATtacaaactatcattattatcgtgttgaaattttttatcaG GTTGTTGATTTAATTAGTCAAGAAATGAGGAATCGTTTTTCTGAGTCCAGCACAGACCTACTCGAGTGTATGGCATGTCATGATCCAAGAAATCATTTCTCCAATTTCAATGTCGATAAACTTGTTCATCTTGCCACCCTTTATCCGGAAGACTTTTCATCCATGGAGCTTAACTTGTTAACTAAACAACTTCAAAGTTTCGTGAGTGATGTAAGAAGAGATACACGTTTTTCAGATGTTGAAGATTTGGGAACTCTTTCAAAGAAGATGGTTGAAACGATGAAAgataagatatttcaattggTTTATCGATTGATAAAATTGGTCTTACTTTTACCAGTAGCTACAGCATCCGTTGAAAGAGTGTTTTCTGCAATGAAATTTGTGAAGTCAGAGCTGAGAAATAGGATGGGAGATGACTGGTTGAACGACAGTTTGACAGTATATAGCGAGAATGAGGTGTTTGCAACTATTCCCAATGAAAGGATTTTGAGTCGTTTTCAGAAAATGGATACTCGAAGAAGCCAACTATCTCGCATAGCATAA
- the LOC121780212 gene encoding uncharacterized protein LOC121780212: MLGFSLRSTNYSTSAQPFRRQSLTNLHLCFYLYLQIYSISAHFTMSLSKVVKMTSWTLTKLGGSVLPKLVESVWSKCVKLTTDNACNSAISIKDFEFNLKDLQKNTKILVAKAYDVEEEIQYLERSGRKKRKREVRQWLEDVTSIKKQVVELETEVKSQGFIMRLTDGGLPAKLNDDVDKLVVQSRYFGDLVLNVCGSRPRDRLPRRNSF; encoded by the exons ATGTTGGGATTCTCTCTCAG ATCTACAAATTATTCAACCTCAGCTCAGCCTTTCAGGAGACAATCTCTTACTAATTTACATCTCTGCTTTTATTTGT ATCTACAAATCTATTCAATCTCAGCTCACTTCACTATGTCTTTG AGCAAAGTGGTGAAAATGACAAGCTGGACTCTTACAAAGCTGGGGGGGTCAGTTTTGCCAAAGCTGGTGGAGTCAGTTTGGTCAAAGTGTGTGAAACTAACGACGGATAATGCATGCAACAGCGCGATAAGTATTAAGGACTTTGAATTCAATCTAAAAGATCTACAGAAAAACACGAAGATATTGGTTGCTAAGGCATATGATGTTGAGGAGGAAATCCAGTACTTAGAGCGTTCCGGTCGAAAGAAAAGGAAGCGTGAAGTTCGGCAGTGGTTGGAAGACGTCACGTCCATTAAAAAGCAAGTTGTTGAGTTGGAGACTGAAGTGAAATCCCAAGGATTTATTATGAGATTGACGGATGGAGGGTTACCAGCTAAACTAAATGATGATGTTGACAAGCTTGTTGTGCAAAGTCGGTATTTTGGTGATCTTGTCCTTAATGTTTGTGGAAGTAGGCCGCGAGATAG GTTACCAAGAAGAAATTCTTTTTGA